The following proteins are encoded in a genomic region of Ornithinibacillus sp. 4-3:
- the prmC gene encoding peptide chain release factor N(5)-glutamine methyltransferase: MKEQKQFEVLKWASLFLEQNKCETQIAEILLQHHLQMSRTSFIFNMREDVPEKIIKQFKADIERHVVTGIPVQHLLGYETFFGRDFIVNEHVLIPRPETEELIMHVLKLTENVKYPLTIADIGTGSGIIAVTLALEISHAEVFATDISKEALKIAKQNANQLDAKLTFFQGDFIQPLLEEEKKVDFLVSNPPYIAWEEEANLSRTVKNFDPELALFADDNGLAAYKQIMRQAPYVLKENAQIIFEIGYTQGEVISDLIRSTFPQSKVEVIADINGNDRIVSAQIVNYQK; the protein is encoded by the coding sequence ATGAAAGAGCAAAAACAATTTGAAGTCCTCAAATGGGCTTCTCTTTTTTTAGAACAAAATAAATGTGAGACGCAAATCGCAGAGATTTTATTACAGCATCATTTACAGATGTCTCGTACGTCGTTTATTTTCAATATGCGAGAGGATGTACCAGAAAAGATTATTAAACAGTTTAAAGCAGATATAGAAAGACATGTGGTTACTGGTATTCCTGTTCAGCATTTACTAGGCTATGAAACATTTTTTGGTAGAGATTTTATTGTAAATGAACATGTGCTAATTCCTCGTCCAGAAACAGAGGAATTAATCATGCATGTCCTAAAGCTCACTGAAAATGTAAAATATCCATTAACAATCGCTGATATTGGAACAGGTAGTGGCATTATTGCAGTAACACTTGCGCTAGAAATTTCTCATGCAGAAGTATTTGCAACTGATATCTCCAAAGAAGCATTGAAGATAGCAAAACAAAATGCGAATCAATTAGATGCTAAGCTTACCTTTTTTCAAGGAGACTTTATCCAGCCACTTCTTGAGGAAGAAAAGAAAGTAGACTTCCTTGTCTCTAACCCTCCTTATATTGCTTGGGAGGAAGAAGCTAATTTATCTCGTACTGTGAAAAATTTTGATCCAGAACTTGCATTATTTGCGGATGATAATGGTTTAGCAGCATATAAGCAAATAATGAGACAAGCACCGTATGTGTTAAAGGAAAATGCACAAATTATTTTTGAAATTGGTTATACTCAAGGAGAAGTAATTAGTGATTTAATCCGGTCCACATTCCCGCAGAGTAAGGTAGAAGTAATTGCAGATATCAATGGAAATGATCGAATTGTTTCTGCACAAATCGTAAATTACCAAAAGTAA
- a CDS encoding low molecular weight protein arginine phosphatase produces the protein MKVLFVCTGNTCRSPMAEALLTHKLPEIKAQSAGVFAGMDQSASPHVITALKEKGIELQHHSQPITEELVQWADIVLGMTSQHKQSLVMQYPQYEEKYFTLKEYVSSDDKEIDGDIPDPFGGSLEVYQETLQELEYLITLLIEKINK, from the coding sequence ATGAAGGTACTATTTGTTTGTACAGGAAATACGTGCCGTAGTCCAATGGCTGAGGCTTTGTTAACACATAAATTACCGGAAATAAAAGCTCAATCAGCAGGTGTTTTTGCAGGAATGGATCAAAGTGCAAGTCCACATGTTATCACTGCTTTAAAAGAAAAGGGCATTGAATTGCAGCATCATTCTCAGCCAATTACTGAAGAATTGGTACAATGGGCTGATATAGTGCTTGGGATGACCTCGCAGCATAAACAATCATTAGTTATGCAATATCCGCAATATGAAGAAAAGTATTTTACCTTAAAGGAATATGTATCTTCTGACGATAAAGAAATAGACGGAGATATTCCTGATCCTTTTGGTGGTTCTTTAGAAGTTTACCAAGAAACATTACAAGAATTGGAGTATTTAATCACTTTACTAATAGAGAAAATAAACAAGTAG
- a CDS encoding TIGR01440 family protein → MRTQIQTDINQLVEEWIDSGLLNKGDIFVIGCSTSEVAGEHIGTHGSEEIAAIIYQALFHLKQETGVQLAFQGCEHINRALVIETETFHQLPYLEEVTVVPHPKAGGSMASYAYKQMRNPVVVEKIQAQAGIDVGDTMIGMHIKHVAIPLRMKQKSIGNAHVTAASSRPKLIGGERAHYPEK, encoded by the coding sequence ATGAGAACACAAATCCAAACAGATATAAATCAACTAGTAGAAGAATGGATAGATAGTGGGCTTTTAAATAAAGGTGATATTTTTGTCATTGGTTGTTCAACAAGTGAGGTTGCTGGTGAACATATAGGTACACATGGCAGTGAAGAGATTGCCGCAATAATTTACCAAGCATTATTTCATTTGAAACAAGAAACAGGTGTGCAGCTAGCTTTCCAAGGCTGTGAGCATATTAATCGTGCACTTGTTATAGAAACAGAAACTTTCCATCAACTTCCTTATTTAGAAGAGGTAACTGTAGTACCCCATCCAAAAGCCGGTGGATCAATGGCATCCTATGCGTATAAGCAGATGAGAAATCCTGTGGTAGTAGAAAAAATTCAAGCACAGGCTGGAATAGACGTTGGTGATACGATGATAGGTATGCATATAAAACATGTAGCTATTCCTTTGCGTATGAAACAAAAGAGTATTGGTAATGCACATGTAACTGCTGCGAGTTCAAGACCTAAATTAATTGGTGGCGAACGAGCACATTATCCAGAAAAATAA
- the glyA gene encoding serine hydroxymethyltransferase: MKHLKEQDVAIFEAIEAEKKRQQDKIELIASENFVSETVMEAMGTVLTNKYAEGYPGRRYYGGCEHVDVVEDLARDRAKELFGAEHVNVQPHSGAQANMAVYFTILKPGDTVLGMNLSHGGHLTHGSPVNFSGELYNFVEYGVDSETELLDYEDVRVKAIEAKPKLIVAGASAYSRTIDFAKFREIADEVGAYLMVDMAHIAGLVAAGLHPNPVPYCDFVTTTTHKTLRGPRGGMILCKEEYAKAVDKKVFPGVQGGPLMHVIAAKAVAFKEALSPDFKEYAQKIINNAKALAEALSAEGVRIVSGGTDNHLMLLDLESLGLTGKVAEHVLDEIGITTNKNAIPFDKESPFITSGLRIGTAAITSRQFGEEEMKEIAAIIALTLKNHEDEATLKEAADRVAALTSKFPLYA; this comes from the coding sequence ATGAAGCATTTAAAAGAACAAGATGTAGCAATTTTCGAAGCAATTGAAGCAGAAAAGAAAAGACAGCAGGACAAGATTGAACTAATCGCATCAGAAAACTTTGTATCTGAAACAGTAATGGAAGCAATGGGAACAGTATTAACAAATAAATATGCGGAAGGATATCCTGGAAGAAGATACTATGGTGGCTGTGAGCATGTTGATGTAGTGGAAGATTTAGCAAGAGACCGTGCAAAAGAGCTATTTGGTGCAGAGCATGTGAATGTTCAGCCCCATTCGGGTGCACAAGCAAACATGGCAGTATACTTCACTATTCTAAAGCCAGGAGATACAGTTTTAGGTATGAATTTAAGTCATGGTGGACATTTAACACACGGAAGCCCAGTAAACTTCAGTGGTGAATTATATAATTTTGTTGAATACGGTGTAGATTCAGAAACAGAATTACTTGATTATGAAGATGTTCGCGTGAAAGCTATAGAAGCAAAACCAAAGCTAATTGTAGCTGGAGCAAGTGCTTACTCTCGTACAATTGATTTTGCGAAATTCCGTGAAATCGCTGATGAAGTAGGAGCTTATTTAATGGTTGATATGGCGCATATTGCTGGTTTAGTAGCGGCTGGCCTCCATCCAAACCCAGTACCATATTGTGATTTCGTAACGACTACTACACATAAAACTTTACGTGGCCCTCGTGGTGGAATGATTTTATGTAAAGAGGAATATGCGAAAGCAGTTGATAAGAAAGTATTCCCTGGTGTGCAAGGTGGTCCATTAATGCATGTGATTGCTGCAAAAGCAGTTGCATTTAAAGAAGCATTATCACCTGATTTTAAGGAATATGCACAAAAAATCATTAATAATGCTAAAGCATTAGCTGAAGCATTATCAGCTGAAGGTGTTCGTATTGTTTCTGGTGGAACAGATAATCATTTAATGTTACTTGATTTAGAATCTTTAGGATTAACAGGAAAAGTAGCAGAGCATGTATTAGATGAGATTGGTATTACGACAAATAAAAATGCTATTCCATTTGATAAAGAAAGCCCATTTATTACAAGTGGACTTCGCATTGGAACAGCAGCAATCACTTCACGCCAATTTGGAGAAGAAGAAATGAAAGAAATTGCTGCAATCATTGCTTTAACTCTTAAAAATCATGAAGATGAAGCAACATTAAAAGAAGCAGCAGATCGTGTAGCTGCATTAACAAGCAAATTCCCATTATATGCATAA
- a CDS encoding methyl-accepting chemotaxis protein — MNQKKHFNLRKKLVLFTTILAMITYSTSALFIYGLYDHVTQFIEISEQWYIIIILLLGIIWSGILAFIAARFIAKPLQDLEVAATRAAEGNLEQQIKIPRSNDEIRALSVAFDTMLKNIRNMVHNIQNHSESTNQAVVKLKEVVHTATQNATAILASSDDISQGAESSAEAIQQTAEAVEEATALAKEVQEKALQSKQKSTDMLDVLDHSKHAVNRLVGNVQSFANEQVNSLKEVENLKKNAEQVESIVTMVGDIAEQTNLLALNASIEAARAGEEGRGFAVVAEEVRLLADQSAQAVQQISGLIRVIQTNINSVVTNMNDNVNYVMKEAESGEGTNQAIEAMVHSVTDVASEIEQISGLVDRQLNSIEATVKQSQEVAAIAEETSAAAQEVDTAVQEQSATSELVERLSQELEIQANSLNDQVKQFSINSSLQR, encoded by the coding sequence ATGAACCAGAAAAAACATTTTAATTTACGTAAAAAGCTTGTTTTATTTACAACAATCTTAGCAATGATCACCTATTCAACAAGTGCGCTTTTTATCTACGGGCTCTATGATCATGTAACTCAATTTATTGAGATTTCAGAGCAATGGTATATCATTATTATTTTATTATTAGGAATAATTTGGTCAGGAATTTTAGCATTTATTGCTGCAAGGTTTATTGCAAAGCCATTGCAGGATTTAGAAGTAGCTGCAACGCGAGCGGCAGAAGGAAATTTGGAGCAACAAATTAAGATTCCTAGATCAAATGATGAGATTCGTGCGTTAAGTGTTGCGTTTGATACAATGTTAAAAAACATTCGTAACATGGTACATAATATTCAAAACCATTCTGAAAGTACAAATCAAGCCGTTGTGAAATTAAAAGAAGTAGTTCATACTGCTACTCAAAATGCAACAGCCATTCTTGCCTCTTCAGATGATATTTCACAAGGAGCGGAAAGTTCTGCAGAAGCTATTCAGCAAACAGCGGAAGCAGTAGAGGAAGCCACGGCATTAGCTAAAGAAGTACAGGAAAAGGCATTGCAATCTAAGCAAAAGTCTACAGATATGCTGGATGTGTTAGATCATAGCAAGCATGCGGTTAACCGCCTTGTCGGAAATGTACAATCTTTTGCGAACGAACAAGTAAATTCCTTAAAAGAAGTAGAGAATTTAAAGAAAAATGCTGAACAAGTAGAATCAATTGTAACAATGGTAGGAGATATAGCAGAGCAAACCAATTTACTTGCATTAAATGCTTCCATCGAGGCAGCGCGTGCTGGTGAGGAAGGCCGCGGATTTGCAGTAGTTGCTGAAGAAGTGCGTTTATTAGCAGATCAAAGTGCACAGGCTGTTCAACAAATTTCTGGATTAATTCGAGTGATTCAAACAAATATTAATAGTGTAGTGACAAATATGAATGATAACGTGAATTATGTCATGAAAGAAGCAGAAAGTGGCGAAGGAACGAATCAAGCAATTGAAGCAATGGTTCATTCTGTAACAGATGTTGCATCAGAGATAGAACAAATTTCTGGTTTAGTTGATCGCCAGCTAAATTCTATTGAAGCAACCGTTAAACAATCACAGGAAGTAGCGGCAATTGCTGAAGAAACCTCAGCAGCAGCTCAGGAAGTAGATACTGCAGTTCAAGAGCAATCAGCTACATCTGAACTAGTCGAGCGTTTATCTCAAGAACTAGAAATACAAGCAAATAGTCTTAATGATCAGGTCAAACAGTTCTCAATAAATTCTTCTTTGCAAAGATAA
- the upp gene encoding uracil phosphoribosyltransferase, translated as MSNVHVLEHPLIQHKLTYIRDKSTGTKEFRELVDEVAMLMAFEITRDLSVEEITVETPVSTAKTKILSGKKIGLIPILRAGLGMVDGMLKLLPAARVGHVGLYRDPETLVPVEYYVKLPSDMAERELIVIDPMLATGGSANDAIQALKQRGAKKIRLMCLVAAPEGVEVIQKNHPDVDIYLCAIDEGLNEKSYIVPGLGDAGDRLFGTK; from the coding sequence ATGTCAAACGTACATGTATTAGAACACCCGTTAATCCAGCATAAATTAACGTATATTAGAGATAAAAGCACAGGAACGAAAGAGTTCCGAGAATTAGTGGATGAAGTAGCAATGCTTATGGCATTTGAGATTACTAGGGATCTGTCTGTTGAAGAAATAACAGTAGAAACTCCAGTAAGCACAGCAAAAACTAAGATTTTATCTGGTAAGAAAATTGGTTTAATTCCAATTTTACGTGCAGGACTTGGCATGGTGGATGGAATGTTAAAATTATTACCGGCGGCTCGTGTAGGTCATGTTGGTTTATACCGTGACCCAGAAACATTAGTGCCAGTAGAGTATTATGTAAAGCTCCCTTCAGATATGGCAGAGCGTGAATTAATTGTAATCGATCCAATGCTTGCGACAGGTGGATCCGCAAATGATGCTATTCAAGCATTAAAGCAGCGTGGGGCGAAGAAGATTCGTTTAATGTGTTTAGTAGCTGCTCCAGAAGGTGTAGAAGTTATTCAGAAGAATCACCCAGATGTGGATATCTATTTATGTGCGATTGATGAAGGACTAAATGAGAAGAGTTATATCGTACCAGGACTTGGTGATGCTGGAGATCGTTTATTCGGTACAAAATAA
- the spoIIR gene encoding stage II sporulation protein R, protein MKKAFLFILLFLLFFMGLETKQATSFGYQVIPDEAIRLRILANSDADADQAIKYKVRNAVNAQVESWVGDMTDINEARELIQENISAIHETIAQVLETEGISYDFHVSYRKDIPFPNKFYGNLLYPAGEYEAILVTLGEGFGENWWCVLFPPLCFVDFNQEATVLEEDQEQESEAEVKFFLLEWLGFS, encoded by the coding sequence ATGAAAAAAGCATTTTTATTTATTTTACTTTTTCTATTATTTTTTATGGGTCTAGAAACAAAGCAGGCAACATCCTTTGGCTATCAAGTGATTCCAGATGAAGCTATTCGTCTAAGAATTTTAGCAAATAGTGATGCAGATGCAGATCAAGCGATAAAGTATAAAGTGCGTAATGCAGTTAATGCACAGGTTGAATCATGGGTCGGGGATATGACAGATATTAATGAAGCAAGAGAGCTTATTCAAGAAAACATCTCTGCAATACATGAAACAATAGCTCAAGTGCTGGAAACAGAAGGAATCTCTTATGATTTTCATGTGTCTTACCGAAAGGATATACCATTTCCCAATAAATTTTATGGTAATCTTCTATACCCAGCTGGTGAATATGAAGCGATTTTAGTCACGCTTGGTGAGGGTTTTGGTGAAAATTGGTGGTGCGTCTTATTTCCTCCATTATGTTTTGTTGATTTTAATCAGGAAGCAACTGTGTTAGAAGAAGATCAGGAACAGGAATCTGAAGCTGAAGTCAAATTTTTCTTGTTGGAATGGCTTGGATTCAGCTAA
- the rpiB gene encoding ribose 5-phosphate isomerase B, protein MKVIITADHAGVTIRNEVKNLLEEKGIEYVDTGCEGTGSVDYPDYSLPAAERVANGEFDRAILICGTGIGMSIAANKVKGIRCALVHDVYSAKLTRQHNDSNVLAMGERVIGPGLAREIAEVWLDTEFDGGRHQNRLNKITAYEEK, encoded by the coding sequence ATGAAAGTAATTATAACAGCTGATCATGCAGGTGTCACAATTCGTAACGAAGTGAAGAATCTATTAGAAGAAAAAGGAATTGAATATGTAGATACAGGTTGTGAAGGAACGGGATCTGTAGATTATCCTGATTATTCATTACCTGCAGCAGAACGAGTAGCGAATGGTGAATTTGATCGAGCGATATTAATATGTGGTACAGGGATTGGTATGTCCATCGCAGCAAATAAAGTAAAAGGAATTCGTTGTGCGCTTGTTCATGATGTTTACAGTGCTAAATTAACACGTCAACATAATGATTCAAATGTGCTTGCAATGGGAGAACGTGTTATTGGCCCAGGATTAGCAAGAGAGATAGCCGAGGTGTGGCTAGACACAGAATTCGATGGTGGTCGTCACCAAAATCGTCTTAATAAGATTACTGCATATGAAGAAAAATAA
- a CDS encoding L-threonylcarbamoyladenylate synthase has translation METKYWHLTNHQEADEDKIIEAVQLLKQGEVVAFPTETVYGLGADATNAIAVEKIFKAKGRPQDNPLIAHVATKEQLSQLVTEIPKYVERLIEAFSPGPITYVLPSNGICAKNVTAGLSTVAVRIPEHPVANRLLQISGLPIAAPSANTSGKPSPTTALHVKEDLTGKIAGIIDGGATGVGMESTVVDCTQDYPVILRPGGITKEQLEQVVDKVLIDPAIRNGTSKELPKSPGMKYKHYSPEVPLLLVEGDVQAIQDQINEDKMQTKKVGVLASSRTAEQLQADEIIALGNNMAEIATNLYAALRKFKQDEVDIIICEVFPDEGIGAAVMNRLRKAADSMITKNE, from the coding sequence ATGGAAACGAAATATTGGCATTTAACAAATCATCAAGAAGCAGATGAAGATAAAATAATAGAAGCAGTTCAATTATTAAAGCAGGGAGAGGTAGTAGCTTTCCCAACTGAAACGGTGTATGGGTTAGGTGCTGATGCGACAAATGCTATAGCAGTGGAAAAGATTTTTAAGGCAAAAGGGCGTCCGCAAGATAATCCACTTATTGCACATGTTGCTACAAAAGAACAGCTCTCACAGCTAGTTACAGAGATTCCTAAATATGTAGAACGATTAATAGAAGCATTTTCTCCAGGCCCGATTACATATGTCTTACCGAGTAATGGAATATGTGCAAAGAATGTAACAGCAGGATTATCCACAGTAGCGGTTCGCATTCCCGAGCATCCAGTTGCTAATCGTCTTCTGCAAATTTCTGGATTACCTATCGCAGCTCCAAGTGCAAATACATCAGGTAAGCCAAGTCCAACAACAGCACTGCATGTAAAAGAAGATTTAACTGGTAAAATAGCAGGAATCATAGATGGTGGGGCTACTGGAGTGGGAATGGAATCCACAGTAGTAGATTGTACACAGGATTATCCAGTAATTTTACGTCCAGGCGGAATAACGAAAGAACAATTGGAGCAAGTTGTGGATAAGGTGTTGATTGATCCGGCGATAAGGAACGGAACGTCAAAGGAGCTGCCAAAATCTCCAGGAATGAAATATAAGCATTATTCACCTGAAGTACCACTGCTTCTTGTGGAGGGTGATGTGCAAGCAATTCAAGATCAGATTAATGAAGATAAAATGCAAACAAAGAAAGTTGGCGTCTTAGCAAGCTCACGAACAGCAGAACAGCTACAAGCAGATGAAATTATTGCACTTGGAAATAATATGGCTGAAATTGCTACGAATTTATATGCAGCACTTAGAAAATTTAAACAAGATGAAGTGGATATAATTATTTGTGAGGTTTTTCCGGATGAAGGGATTGGAGCGGCTGTAATGAATCGTTTGCGAAAAGCCGCTGACTCGATGATTACTAAAAATGAATAG
- a CDS encoding manganese efflux pump MntP family protein: protein MFEQYLGENTSLWVIAIALSLDVFSISLGFGMQVLRRKRICWIGIVFGLFHMILLLLGIVIGQLLLNYIGKIPELISGIILFIIGAQMVFGSLQYKERTQQALYGWKLFLLSFSVSIDSFTVGISLGLTGMHTFLACIVLGIVSTLLAWAGMLIGRKVYHYIGRYSEAIGGAILSLLGILIIFG, encoded by the coding sequence ATGTTCGAACAATATCTTGGAGAGAATACATCCTTATGGGTTATTGCAATTGCATTAAGTCTAGACGTTTTCTCTATTAGCCTAGGATTTGGCATGCAAGTTTTACGACGAAAGCGCATTTGTTGGATTGGTATTGTATTTGGGCTTTTTCATATGATCTTACTTTTATTAGGTATTGTAATTGGACAACTTCTTCTCAATTACATTGGTAAAATACCGGAGCTAATCAGTGGAATTATTCTTTTTATTATTGGAGCACAAATGGTTTTTGGTTCATTGCAGTATAAGGAAAGAACACAACAGGCTCTCTACGGCTGGAAATTATTTTTACTGAGCTTTAGTGTGAGTATAGATAGTTTTACTGTCGGGATTAGTTTAGGGTTGACTGGTATGCATACGTTTTTAGCATGTATTGTTTTAGGAATAGTAAGTACATTATTAGCTTGGGCTGGGATGTTAATTGGTCGTAAAGTATATCATTATATTGGTAGGTATAGTGAAGCAATAGGCGGGGCAATCTTATCTCTACTTGGTATATTAATAATATTTGGCTAA